In Shumkonia mesophila, the genomic stretch CGTGCAATTGTGCCGGTTCCTGGAAAAGGAATTCGCCATCGCCTTCACCGAGGCCGAAATGACCGGCAACGTCCTGGTCAGCCTGACCCAGATCAGGGAAACCGTGGCGCAGAAGGTGGCCCGGCGCGGCGAGGAACCCGCCTAGGCCATGTGTGGAATCGCCGGCCTGATCGACACCGCCCTGCCGTCCGAGGCGCTGCCCGACACCATCCTGGAGATGCTGGGGACCATCGCGCATCGCGGGCCCGACGGCCTGGGCTATGCGGTGGGCGACGACTGGGCCATGGGCACGGCCCGGCTGGCCGTCATCGACCTGGAGAGCGGAACCCAGCCCCTCGGCGATCCGGGCGGCCGGTTCTGGCTGTGTTACAACGGCGAAATCTATAATTACCGCGAGCTGCGCGCCGACCTCGAAGCCCAGGGCGTGGTTTTTCGCACCCATTGCGATACCGAGGTCGTGCTGGCCGCCTGGATGACCTGGGGCGAGCAATGCCTGCCCCGCTTCAACGGCGGCTTCGCCTTCGCCCTGTTCGACCGCCGCGAGCGGCGCCTCGTGCTGGCCCGCGACCGCTTCGGCAAGCGGCCGCTGTTCTATGCCCGCCACGGCAACGCGTTCCTGTTCGCCTCGGAGATGAAGGCGTTCCTGGCGGTGCCCGGATTCGCCTTCGAGCAGGACCCGGCGCAATTGGCCTCCATCCTCGGGCAATGGACGCCGCTGCCCGACCAGACCGGCTTTCGGGCCATCCAGGCGCTGCCCATGGGCGAATGGCTGTCGTTCGACCGGGGCGGGCTGGAGCGCCACACCTATGCCCGGCTGGCCTTCCCCGAGGGCCCGGCGCCGGCCGGCGAGGACGAGGCCAAAGCACTGATCCGCCGGCATCTGGAGGCCAGCGTCGCCCTTCGCCTGCGCAGCGACGTCGAAGTGGGGGTCTATCTCAGCGGCGGCATCGATTCGGCGATCGTCGCCCTCCTGGCCCGCGACATCGGCGGCCGGCCGCCCGCCACCTTCTCGGTGGCGTTCGACGATGCGGCGCTGGACGAATCGGCCGAACAGCAGGTCGTGGCGGCCCACCTGGGCACGCGCCACGACACCCTGCGCGTCAGCCATGAAGACATCGCCGCCGCCTGTCCCGACGCGGTCTATCACGCCGAGGTGCCGGCCTTCCGCAGCGCCTTCATTCCGATGTTCCTGCTGTCGCGGCGCACCCAGGAATGCGGCATCAAGGTGATCCTGAGCGGCGAAGGCGCCGACGAAGCCTTCCTCGGCTATGACCTGTTCAAGGAAACCCTTCTGCGCAGCCGGTGGGACGACATCGACGACGACACCCGCAGCCGGCGTCTGGCCCGCCTTTACCCCCACCTCGGCCACTACGGCCCCCAGGACATCGCCGCCCTGACCGGGCTTTACCAGCAGTTCTCGCAGGAACGGATGCCGGGCTTGTTCTCGCACGAGCTCAAGTTCCAGAACGGCCGCTTCTCGGCCCGCCTGATCAAGGGCGCCGGCGATCCCTTCGCCGCCATTTCCGCCCTGGTCGCCGGGCATGGCGAAATGGCCGCCATGTCCCCGGTGCAGCGGGCGCAGTGGCTGGAATACAAGACCCTGTTGCCGGGCTATCTGCTGTCCACCCAGGGCGACCGCGCGGCGCTGGCCCACGGGATCGAGAACCGCTGTCCGTTCCTGGACCCGGCGGTGGTGGATCTGGCCTCGACCCTCAATCTGCGCTTCGACGACGGCTTCGAGGAAAAGCGGCTGTTGCGCCAGGCCTTTGCCGGCCGTCTGCCGGAATCGATCGTCAACAAGCGCAAGTTCCCCTATCGCGCCCCCGACGCCGCCGCCTTTGCCGAGACCCGGCCCGACTACCTGGAACTGGTGCAATCGGAAAGCGAACTGGCCAAGCTCCCCTTCCTGGACGCCAACTTCGCCCGCCGCCTGACGGCCAAGGTGTTGAGCCGGCCGGCGGCCGAAATCAGCACCAAGGAAAACCAGACCTTCCTGTTCCTGCTGTCCATCGCCCTGCTGCACCGCCAATTCGTCGGCCGCGACGGCGTGGCCGGGCACAAGGCCGGGCGCGTGCATCCTCCCCTGGTGCGGATGGTGGATCTGCGGGGGGCGGCGTAGCCCCTCGCGGAACGGCCGGCCACGGCGGTGCCCGATGGGCGCCCCAGGCCGACATCGGAACCCCCCGCCGAACCCCGGCTCCGCCGCCGTTCCCGGACGGGCCGGATCGGGGCCGAGAACGATGAATTCCCGGTTACGCCGATTTCGGCCAACGCCTTGAAAAACAAGGCCAAAACGCCAATTCGGCGATAGGATTGTCATCGTTTGTCGTCCTTTGTCATCATTTCGCCGTTTTCTCTTTTCTCATCAATGCGTTATGGGCGCCCGACGAGGGCCTTTTCCGGACCCCACGGCCGTCCGCCGACGGACACCCGCACGGCCCGTTCGGCCAAGACTTATTTACCTATCAGATAGCAAAGATGAGGAATATTATCATAACGCGCCGCAAAAGTCCAGAGGACCCCAGCTATGCCTGAAGCCAACATCTTGGTGCGAAAGCCGGATGGAGGCTGGCCGAAGCGCGGTTGGCTGGCGAAGCGACCAGACGATAGCTTTCGGGCCATATTTCGATCTCATTCTGGCAGCAGTATTGTGACCAACACGGCCACAATCTCTTCCACCCGTGCCCAACAAACTTGACCAGCTAGGGCTTGCAGCTAATGATCGTTGGGGGCGCCGAACCTTACCGTGCGCCGGGTGGAGGAGTACATGGATCCAATTACCAAAGCTTTGCTCAGCGAGTTTGTGAAGCAGAACGAGCTCGACGGATTGGCCGAAGACAAGCAGTTCGAGCACTTCGCAACGTTCTCGGTCATTGCTTCGCGCTATGGCGAGGAGTTCGCCACCAGCGACGTTGTGCTAGGCGGCAATGCCGACCTTGGTATCGACGGGTGCGGGATAATTCTCAATGGTCGCCTGATCGACGATGAACAGGAAGTTGATGATATCCAGAAGCTGAATGGTTATCTGGAGGCGGAATTCATTTTCGTGCAGGCTAAGCGCTCGGCGAATTTCGATGGCGCTGCCATGATGGCCCTCGGTCAGCATCTGAAGGACGCAGTTTTCACTCACCAAACCACTCCCCCGATCAGTCCGGAACTCAGCAAGCGCATAAAAATAATCGACGAGATTTACAAGCGTGCCGCCAACTTCCGTAAGAATCCCGAATGTCGAATCTACTATGTCACCACAGGCATTTGGAACGACGATGCTTACCTCGGGACTATTATTAAGAAACAGATCAGCGATCTTGCCACAACCAACATGTTCGCAGATGTACGATACAACCCTGTCGGGGCACAAGCCCTGCAACAATTCTATCGTAATACGAAATATACGATTAGTCGCCAGATCACCTTCGACCGAACTGTAGTATTACCAGCTATTAATAAGGTAAAAGCTGCCTACTTGGGTGCCCTGCCTGCCTCGGAATTCGTCAAGCTCATCATCGGAGATGACGATAATATCGTCAAATCGGTTTTCATCGACAATGTCCGCGATTTTCAGGGCGAAAACCCTGTCAACGCGGATATGTCTGCGACATTGACAGGTGGCCTGCTCGATCAGTTCGTACTACGCAACAACGGGGTCACCATTGTAGCTCGAGACCTGTCCATCACCGGCCCAATATTTACTGTGCGCGACTACCAGATCGTCAATGGTTGCCAAACGAGCCACGTTTTATACGCGAACCGCGCCACCCTCACCGACAAACTATATGTGCCGGTAAAGCTAATTTACACTGATGACGAGGAAATTGCCCAGGAGGTCATCAAGTCGACCAACAGGCAAACGCCGATTGACGAGAAGGACCTACTCGCGCTGACCAAATTCCAGCGGGACCTTGAGATTTACTATTCCGGTATGCCAGATGATCGCCGGCTCTATTACGAGCGTCGATCCAAGCAGTACGCTAGCCGCGCCGACGTTGAGCGCACCCGAATCATCCCAATCGGGGTCCAGTTGAAGGCTTTCGCCTCGATGTTCCTGGACGCCGCCCATCAGGCGGGACGGTACCAAGCGACCTTGCTCAAGCAGGTCGGTGACCGCGTATTCAAAGCCAGCCATCGGCCCGAAGCTTACTATACAGCAGCACTCGCGTTTTACCGTTTCGAGGGTCTTTTGCGTCGAGGGCACGCGGATACCGCAGATCTCCGCGCGTTCAAATTTCACTTCTTACCGGCTTTCCGCCATCGGTTCGAGATCAATGAGTTTCCCGGGTTCGAGAACAAGAAAATCTCAGATTGGTGCGAGCCCCTTAACGCCCAGTTGGCCGACGCGGAACGGTCGCGGGAAGCGTTCGAGATTTGCGCGGACCTTATCCGCAGAGCGGCCGTTGGCCGGGGCCTTCAGATCGTGCGGGACGCCGCCAAGGTCCAAACGCTGACGGAGGGAATTCGCGCGCTCGCCGCCAAGGAGAACGGCCTGAAAACTCCTGCGGTTGCGACCTAACGATGTCGCAGTCGGCTCCATTGCCGCATTCCGCTATCAGCCCAATTCTGTCGCACCAAAACGGAAGCGCGAAATACAGCTCTTGGCCCCTTCACGTCGCCGCTTTAAGCCGGAAACTTTGCATCACAGTCGAGTAGAGCTCCGGGTCGGGGAAGGCCCCCATCTTGCGTAGCTTGTTCGTGACCTTCTCGAAATCGTTGACGCCAGCGTTTGGATTTTCGGCAAGCGCGTCAAGCTCATCCGCGATCCTCAATACGGCTTCCTCGTGCGCCTGCATTGCTTCGGGTGATGCCATTCTTGATCCCGACCGCACACAGAACGCCGCCGTGCGCCGCACATAGTCAGAAAACCCGCTCAGCGCAGCCCGCCGCAACGACAGTGCGATTCTATCTGCCGTCTTAACCTCGCCGGTCGAGACAAGCTCTTGATGATAGGTCGCTAGATCTTCGATGAGCCCACGTGCCTGGGATTCGGAGGCCAGCAGCCGATCGACCCGTCGACGGTTCCGATCTGTGCTGGTCGTCAACTCGCCCTCAACAGCAGCCGCCCTACCACGCTTCCTGTCCAGCACAGCCGCATCAGCCGAGAACTTCGCCTCATCGAGACTTGGCGCAAGACCCTGCCGGAACGTCTTAGCGCCAAGCTGATGGCTATCGGCGACATACCAGGCGAAACGCCCTTCGACGTTCGGCTCCTCGAAGACCCTCCCGACGAGACCGTCCCCAAAAAGGCGGACCCAAAGTGGCCCAATGTAATGCAGGCTCCTCCTAAATCGCTTCCAATCCTTCATGATCTATCCTTCATTTACGTCGCGACGAAAATTGTAAGACTTTTTCGTCGCGACGCAAATTGCGAAAGCGATGCGCTCCCTATTTTCTCATATCGAGGTGTCCGCTGTACCAGTTCGAAGTCCGCAAGCCGCCTTTCCGCTTCCGGCCCCGTATCAGAACAGACGCGCGGGTTGCGCCATTTCCGGCACCAAGCCGCCCCCCGAACTGGCCGCCCCCTACTCTTCCCAGGGAAACTTCATCTCGGTCACGTAGCGGCGGATGTTTTCGCGGATTTGCGGGTCGCCGAACAGGGCGCGGTTGGCGGCCAGGGCGGCGGGCTTGGCCTCCGCCAATGGGCCGGCGGTTTCCGCCCGGTGGCGCTTGTAGCGGCCGATGGCCGGCTTGCCCAGCCGGCGCAGCCGGACCAGGTGCCGGCGCAGCAGGGGCTCGACCGGGTCCTCGACGGCATCCGCCAGACCCCAAGCCAGGGCCTGGGCGGCGCCGACCGGCTGGGTGGTCAGGGTGAGGTAATGGGCCCTTTGCGCCCCCACCCGGCGGATCAGGAACGGCAGCACGCAGGCCGGGAACAGGCCGAACAGCATTTCCGACAGGGCGAAGCTCGCCGTGCCGTCGGCGAGCACGATATCGCAGGCGGCGGCCAGCCCCACCCCCCCGGCATTGACGCGCCCGCGCGCCACCGCCAGCGAGACGAAGGGACCATTGGCCAGGCGCAGCCAAAGATCGTAGAGCGGTTCCGGGTCCTCGGGCACGTCGGCGGCGGCCGTCGCCTGGAAATCGCCGCCGGCGCAGAAGACTTCCGCCGAGCCGCCCAGCACCAGGACCGACGGCCCGTCGGGGGCCTCGCATTGCGCCACCGCCCGGCCCAATTCGGCGATCAGCAAGCTGTTGATGACGTTGCCCGCCTCGGGCCGATTGAGGTGCACGGTCAAGATGCCGTCGCGGCAATCCACCGCCAGGGTTTCATAGGCCATGGTTTCCCCCTTCGGGCGAGCGCACCACCAGCGCCGTATCGATGCCGCCGAAGCCGAACGACAGCTTGAGGGCATGGCGAATGCGGTGCGGTTGCGGCCCGCCGATCACCCAGCGCAGCCCCGGTTCCGGCGGGTTCTCCAGGTTGCGGATGGGATGCAGGCGGCCGCCCCGCATCTGCAACAGGAGGGTGGCCAGTTCCACCGCGCCGGCCGCCGCAAGCCCGTGGCCGAGGATGGATTTGGTGGCGTTGACCCAGGCGTGCTCGAGGCCCATCGCCAGCAGGGTCTCCCGTTCGGTTTCGTCGCCCTTGGGCGTGCCGGTGGCATGCGCGTTCACATGGTCGATGTCGGCGGCGCCAAGGCCGGCCTCGGCCAGGGCCAAGGCGATGGCCCGCTTCTGCCCCTCGGGGGATGGCTCGGGGCCGCGCTGGCCGTCGGCGACCTGGGCGGCGCCGATCAGCGCGCCGTAACCCGGCCCGGCCTCGCCGGCGCGGCGCAGGACCAGGGCGGCGCAGGATTCGCCAAAAAGAAATCCGTCGTGCGCGGCATCGAAGGGCCGGCAGGCTCGGCCGGGCTGGCCGTCGAAGCGCTCCGAGCCCAGGGCCCCCAGCGCCCGGAACCCCAGCAGGTCGACGTAGGAGACGTCCTGCAACGCCCCCAGGGCGACGCAGGCATCGACCCGGCCGCCGCGCAGCGCCTCGGCCGCCAGGATCACCGCCACCGCCCCGCTGGCCGAGGCGGCCCCCACGGTGTTGGCGAAGCCGCGAATGGCGAAGCTGGCGGTGCAGAGGCCACACACGTCGCTGTCCATGAAGACGTGGCCATGGCGCGGCGGAACGAAGGCCAGCCGGCCGGCGTAATCGCGGACGGCCAGCAGCTGCTCGCGGGAAAACAGGTTGGAGCCGCCGACCACCAGCCCGATGCGCGTGGGGTCGACATCGTCCAGTCCGGCCTCGCGCCACGCCTCGTCCAGCACCGAGATGGCGACGCGGGCGCCGAAGCCGGCGGTGCGCGCCACCCGCTTGGGCAGCAGGTCGGGCGGGTCGGGCATTTCCACGCCCATGAAGGCGGTTCGGCCGTCGGGCGCCTGGCGGCCGGGGCGGGACAGCACCGAAAACACGTCCCTGCCCGCCAGCAGGCCGTCGAGCAGGCTGGCCTTGCCGTGGCCGAGGCCGCTGGCGACGCCGATGCCGGTGACGACGATCTCAGGTGCGCTTAAGCTTGGCATGGAGCAGATCGGCCAGTTCGCCGAGGTTGCGCGGCCCGTGCGTCTGCACCATGGGCAGGTCGAGGCCGAGGGCTTCCAGCGTGTTCATGACGATTTCGCTGCGCTCGATGGAATTGATGCCGAGGTCGGCCATGGCGTCGCCGCCGGAAATCGGCTGCGCTTCCAGGTCGGGCACGACCTCGCGGACCTGCCCGATGACGATGGCCAGAATGCTGTCGCGGTCCAAGCGGGCCCCCTTTTAAGCGATCGATCAGACGAAGCGGTATTGGCGGTGGTAGCCCGCCATGCCCTCCAGCACAAGCCTTCCCGAACCCTGGAGGGCGGCCCAGGCGGCGGGAACGGCGCCGGGATCGATGGCGACGTCGCGCTGGCCGAAGCGGATCACCTGTTCGCCGCGCAGCAACAGCTCGTATTCCTCCAGGCTCAGGCGATGGCGGCGGTCGAGCTCGGCGCCGATTCCCCGGGCGCGCAGGCGCCGCTGGCCGTCGGGCGTGACGACGCCGCTGAAGAACTCCGAGCAGCAGCCCGATCCGTACGAGAACATGCCCACCCGGCAGGGCCCCGCCAGCTCGGCGCTTTCCAGCAGCCCGGCCAGGCCGACGAACACCGACCCGCCGGCGGTGTTGCCGACGCGCTGGCCGAAGGCCAGGCTGGGGCCGAGGCGGCGGTCGAAATCCGCCTCGATCTCGGCCGGCGGCGCCTTGTAGAGCTTGCGCATGAGATGGCGGTGCGCCCCCTTGACCATGCCGCCGAACGGGGTGTGAAAGCAGAGGTAGGCGAAGGAGGAGCGGAAATCGGCGCCCTCGACCCGCCGGGCGTAGTCGCGGTAGGCGCGCTCGCAGCAATCGAGGTAGGCCATCAGCGACAGGTCGGCGTCGCCCGCCTCGGTGTCGGGACCGGGCCGGCAGGTATCCATCACCTCGAAGCCGTGATTGCCATAGGCGCCGGGATCGATCTGCAGCACGTGCGGCGCGTCGCCGACCACCATGGCCACCGCGCCGGCCCCGGAACTGGGTTCGGAATAGGCCCATTCCTGGATGGCGGCGGCATCGGCCAGTGCGAAGCGCGACAGGTCGGTGGCGATCACCAGCGCCTTGGCCCCCGGCGACGTGCCCGAGAGGACGAAGTTCACGGCCATCTGCAAACCGGCGGTGCCCGAGTAGCAGGCCTGCTTGATCTCGAACAGGCGGCAGTTGCCGCCGAGGCCCAGGTAGTGGTGGACATAGGTGCTGAGCGACTTGCCGAAGTCGATGCCGGATTCGGTGCAGGTCACCACCATCTCGATGCGAGCCCGCTCGGCCTCGCCCATGGCGTCGAGCAGCGGCTTGGCGGCGTTGACGGCGAAGCTGACCGGGTCCTCGCAGGGCAGCGCCACCGCCTTCTCGCGCATCAGCAGGTTTTCGAAGCGGGCGACATCAAGGCCGCGATGGACGCACAACTCGCGCACGTCCAGGCAGGCCGAGCCGCCATAGACGTTGAGGTCCTCGATGCCGGCGGCGATGGCCATCAGGGGCGCCCCACCTTGACCGGCAGCGTGCGCAGGCCCCGCGCGTTGAGGCGGTCGAGGCGCCATTCCGGCTGTCCGGCGAGGGCGATGGACGGCCAGCGATCCAGCAGCGAGGCAAAGGCGATCTGCCCCTCCAGCCGGGCCAACGGCGCCCCCAGGCAGAAATGCGGGCCGCCGCCGAACGTGAAGTGGGCGTTGCCCGGGCGGCCGACGTCGAGATCGTCCGGGCGCTCGAAGCGGGCGGGATCGCGGTTGATGGCGCCGATCATGCCGATGATCGGCGAGCCGGCGGGAATAAGCGTGCCGCAGATGTCGACGTCCTTCGCCGCCACGCGCAGGACCATGTTGCCGCCCGGTTCGACGCGCAGGAATTCCTCGACCGCCGGGCGCACCAGCGAACGGTCGCCTCGCAGGCGCGCCATCTGCCCGTCATCGCGCAGAAGCAGCAGCAACCCGTTGCCGATGAGGGTCACCGTCGTCTCGTGTCCGGCGACCAGCATGGACACCATGTTGACCAGCGTCTCTTCCTCGTTGAGCCGGCCTTCGTCCTGGGCGCGAATGACGACGGAAAGCAGGCTGTCGTCCGGCTTGGCCCGCCGCTCGGCCAACGTGGCCCGCAGGAAATCCTTGAAGGAATTCAAGGCGTCCAGCGCTTCCTGTTTCTGTTCGGGCGTCATCATGATGTCGCCGACGCGGATCAGCGACGCGCTCCAGCGCCGGATGTCGTCGTCGAGCGCCGCCGGCAGGTTGAACAGGTTGCACAGAACCCGCAACGGCATGGGGCCGGCGAACTCATCGATGATGTCGAACTCGCCTTCATCGGGCAGCCGGCCCAGCAGGCGGTCGGCCTCGGCCTGGATCGTCGGCGCCAGGGCGTTCATGGCCGGCGCCGAGAACGAGGATTGCCACATGCCGCGCATGCGCTTGTGGTCGGCCCCGTCGCGATTGATCATCTGATGCTGGAAGTCGTCGAACAGCCGATAGCCGACGGGATCGCGCCGACGGTATTCCTCGTTGTACCAGCCGTTCTTCCAAGGGCGGGTGTCGCGGCCGATTTCCGGCGCCTTGACCACGCGCGCGAAGGCTTCGTGGCCAAGGACGAAATACATGCCCGACCGGGTGTCCAGATGGATGGGCCCCCGCTCCTGCAACCGGCGCAACTGCGGATAGGGATTTTCCAGGAAGGCCCGGTCGGTCAGCATGCCCCACCAGTCGTGGCCGGTGACCGCCGCCGTCGTGGTTTCTGCCATCGTTCCCGTCTCCCTTGGCGGTCAGCGCGCCGCGTAGATGTGAAAGACCGCCGCCCCGCCCTGGGACAGGGGATGCGCACCGATGGCCGTGCGGAACCCGCGGCCGCGCAGATCGGCGGCCATGGCTTCGGTCGCCTCGTATCCCAGATGGACCTCGACCAGCAACTGGCGGATCTTCGGCCAATCGGATTCATCCAGGCCGGCCAACACCTCGCGCTCCGCCCCCTCGGTGTCGATCTTCAGCAGGTCGACCGTCTCCACCCCCAGGGCGGCCATCTGCGCCGACAGGGTGTCGATGCGGGCGCGCACCGTTTCGGGGCGGAACAAATCGTCCAGGAACGCCTCGTCCGCGGCCACCCGGGTGGCGCCGGTCTTGTCCAGGATATCCTTGATGCCGCCCCCGGCCTGTTGGCCGCCGAGCAGGCGGCGCAGGCCCGCCGACAGGGTCCGTCCGACTTCGCGGTTCTGCGTCGACAAGGCGGCGACGCCGGGAAAATAGTCGAACTCGGCCCAGCCCGCTTCCGCGCCCAGGCCGACCGGCACCGCCAGTCCCGGCGGGGTCATCGCCGCCAGGTTGCGCTCCAGCGCGGCGAACACGGCGGGCATCGGCTCGAAGGCAACGATGCGCGCCTGCGGGCAACGGTCGCGCAAATACAGCGAAAACAAGCCGATGTTGGCACCGACATCGAGGAAGGTTCCAGCCGCCGGCAACGCCAATCCGTGCGCGCCCAGATCCTCGGAAAAGATTTCGTGGACCGAGAAATCCACTTCATAGGCGTTGACGCAAAAAACCGTCCGACCATCGGGCAAGGTCGCCGATTGCATGAACAACCTCTCCCAGAAAAATCAGGCCAATCGATTCATCGCATCCAACGATTGCGGCAAGTCTTACCCATGCCGATGGCAGCGTCAAGGCCAGCCGGCGGCTGCGGCTTTGCAGCCGCCGGCCGCCTCTGCTAAGCATCTCCCATGAAGCTCTTCGCCATCAGTGACTTGCACCTGGCCAGCGCCGACAACCGCGACGCCCTGGCCGCCCTGCCGGAATTTCCCGACGATTGGGTGATCCTGGCCGGCGACGTTGCCGAGCGCTTCGAACACCTGCGCCTGGCCTTCGCCGCCTTCACCCGCCGCTTCCGGAAGGTGATCTGGGTGGTGGGCAATCATGAATTGTGGTGCATCCCCGAGGACGGCGATGAACAGCCGCTGCGGGGCGAGGCGCGCTATCGCGCCCTGGTGGACCTGGCGCGATCGTTCGGCGTGGTGACGCCCGAAGATCCCTACCCGCTATGGACCGGCCCCGGCGGCGATTGCGTTATTGCGCCGCTGTTCCTGCTTTACGACTACAGCTTCCGCCCCGATTCCATTCCCCGCGACGAGGTGGTGTCCTGGGCCGACGCCCGCCACAACGTCTGTGCCGACGAAATGCTGCTCGACCCGGCGCCCCACGCCTCGCGCGAGGCGTGGTGCGCCGCCCGCTGTCGCTGGACCGAGGAACGGCTGGCGAAGCTGGACCCGACGCTTCCAACCGTGCTGATCAACCACTTTCCCTTGCGCGAGGATCTGATCCATATCCCGCGGGCGCCGCGCTTCACCCCCTGGTGCGGCACCAAGGCCACCGCCGATTGGCACCGGCGGTTCCGCGCGTCCGTGGCGGTCAGCGGCCATTTGCATGTGCGCCGCACCGA encodes the following:
- a CDS encoding acyl carrier protein, which translates into the protein MDRDSILAIVIGQVREVVPDLEAQPISGGDAMADLGINSIERSEIVMNTLEALGLDLPMVQTHGPRNLGELADLLHAKLKRT
- a CDS encoding metallophosphoesterase family protein, whose protein sequence is MKLFAISDLHLASADNRDALAALPEFPDDWVILAGDVAERFEHLRLAFAAFTRRFRKVIWVVGNHELWCIPEDGDEQPLRGEARYRALVDLARSFGVVTPEDPYPLWTGPGGDCVIAPLFLLYDYSFRPDSIPRDEVVSWADARHNVCADEMLLDPAPHASREAWCAARCRWTEERLAKLDPTLPTVLINHFPLREDLIHIPRAPRFTPWCGTKATADWHRRFRASVAVSGHLHVRRTDWRDGTRFEEVSLGHPRQWDQRLGMAHYLREILPGPAASA
- a CDS encoding enoyl-CoA hydratase/isomerase translates to MAYETLAVDCRDGILTVHLNRPEAGNVINSLLIAELGRAVAQCEAPDGPSVLVLGGSAEVFCAGGDFQATAAADVPEDPEPLYDLWLRLANGPFVSLAVARGRVNAGGVGLAAACDIVLADGTASFALSEMLFGLFPACVLPFLIRRVGAQRAHYLTLTTQPVGAAQALAWGLADAVEDPVEPLLRRHLVRLRRLGKPAIGRYKRHRAETAGPLAEAKPAALAANRALFGDPQIRENIRRYVTEMKFPWEE
- a CDS encoding hydroxymethylglutaryl-CoA synthase family protein, whose product is MAIAAGIEDLNVYGGSACLDVRELCVHRGLDVARFENLLMREKAVALPCEDPVSFAVNAAKPLLDAMGEAERARIEMVVTCTESGIDFGKSLSTYVHHYLGLGGNCRLFEIKQACYSGTAGLQMAVNFVLSGTSPGAKALVIATDLSRFALADAAAIQEWAYSEPSSGAGAVAMVVGDAPHVLQIDPGAYGNHGFEVMDTCRPGPDTEAGDADLSLMAYLDCCERAYRDYARRVEGADFRSSFAYLCFHTPFGGMVKGAHRHLMRKLYKAPPAEIEADFDRRLGPSLAFGQRVGNTAGGSVFVGLAGLLESAELAGPCRVGMFSYGSGCCSEFFSGVVTPDGQRRLRARGIGAELDRRHRLSLEEYELLLRGEQVIRFGQRDVAIDPGAVPAAWAALQGSGRLVLEGMAGYHRQYRFV
- a CDS encoding AIPR family protein — protein: MDPITKALLSEFVKQNELDGLAEDKQFEHFATFSVIASRYGEEFATSDVVLGGNADLGIDGCGIILNGRLIDDEQEVDDIQKLNGYLEAEFIFVQAKRSANFDGAAMMALGQHLKDAVFTHQTTPPISPELSKRIKIIDEIYKRAANFRKNPECRIYYVTTGIWNDDAYLGTIIKKQISDLATTNMFADVRYNPVGAQALQQFYRNTKYTISRQITFDRTVVLPAINKVKAAYLGALPASEFVKLIIGDDDNIVKSVFIDNVRDFQGENPVNADMSATLTGGLLDQFVLRNNGVTIVARDLSITGPIFTVRDYQIVNGCQTSHVLYANRATLTDKLYVPVKLIYTDDEEIAQEVIKSTNRQTPIDEKDLLALTKFQRDLEIYYSGMPDDRRLYYERRSKQYASRADVERTRIIPIGVQLKAFASMFLDAAHQAGRYQATLLKQVGDRVFKASHRPEAYYTAALAFYRFEGLLRRGHADTADLRAFKFHFLPAFRHRFEINEFPGFENKKISDWCEPLNAQLADAERSREAFEICADLIRRAAVGRGLQIVRDAAKVQTLTEGIRALAAKENGLKTPAVAT
- a CDS encoding FkbM family methyltransferase, producing MQSATLPDGRTVFCVNAYEVDFSVHEIFSEDLGAHGLALPAAGTFLDVGANIGLFSLYLRDRCPQARIVAFEPMPAVFAALERNLAAMTPPGLAVPVGLGAEAGWAEFDYFPGVAALSTQNREVGRTLSAGLRRLLGGQQAGGGIKDILDKTGATRVAADEAFLDDLFRPETVRARIDTLSAQMAALGVETVDLLKIDTEGAEREVLAGLDESDWPKIRQLLVEVHLGYEATEAMAADLRGRGFRTAIGAHPLSQGGAAVFHIYAAR
- a CDS encoding beta-ketoacyl synthase N-terminal-like domain-containing protein, producing MPSLSAPEIVVTGIGVASGLGHGKASLLDGLLAGRDVFSVLSRPGRQAPDGRTAFMGVEMPDPPDLLPKRVARTAGFGARVAISVLDEAWREAGLDDVDPTRIGLVVGGSNLFSREQLLAVRDYAGRLAFVPPRHGHVFMDSDVCGLCTASFAIRGFANTVGAASASGAVAVILAAEALRGGRVDACVALGALQDVSYVDLLGFRALGALGSERFDGQPGRACRPFDAAHDGFLFGESCAALVLRRAGEAGPGYGALIGAAQVADGQRGPEPSPEGQKRAIALALAEAGLGAADIDHVNAHATGTPKGDETERETLLAMGLEHAWVNATKSILGHGLAAAGAVELATLLLQMRGGRLHPIRNLENPPEPGLRWVIGGPQPHRIRHALKLSFGFGGIDTALVVRSPEGGNHGL
- a CDS encoding acyl carrier protein, which translates into the protein MDKIRAFIEDQFLVEFDESFPEGTNLFKEGVMDSFGYVQLCRFLEKEFAIAFTEAEMTGNVLVSLTQIRETVAQKVARRGEEPA
- a CDS encoding cytochrome P450 → MAETTTAAVTGHDWWGMLTDRAFLENPYPQLRRLQERGPIHLDTRSGMYFVLGHEAFARVVKAPEIGRDTRPWKNGWYNEEYRRRDPVGYRLFDDFQHQMINRDGADHKRMRGMWQSSFSAPAMNALAPTIQAEADRLLGRLPDEGEFDIIDEFAGPMPLRVLCNLFNLPAALDDDIRRWSASLIRVGDIMMTPEQKQEALDALNSFKDFLRATLAERRAKPDDSLLSVVIRAQDEGRLNEEETLVNMVSMLVAGHETTVTLIGNGLLLLLRDDGQMARLRGDRSLVRPAVEEFLRVEPGGNMVLRVAAKDVDICGTLIPAGSPIIGMIGAINRDPARFERPDDLDVGRPGNAHFTFGGGPHFCLGAPLARLEGQIAFASLLDRWPSIALAGQPEWRLDRLNARGLRTLPVKVGRP
- the asnB gene encoding asparagine synthase (glutamine-hydrolyzing), which codes for MCGIAGLIDTALPSEALPDTILEMLGTIAHRGPDGLGYAVGDDWAMGTARLAVIDLESGTQPLGDPGGRFWLCYNGEIYNYRELRADLEAQGVVFRTHCDTEVVLAAWMTWGEQCLPRFNGGFAFALFDRRERRLVLARDRFGKRPLFYARHGNAFLFASEMKAFLAVPGFAFEQDPAQLASILGQWTPLPDQTGFRAIQALPMGEWLSFDRGGLERHTYARLAFPEGPAPAGEDEAKALIRRHLEASVALRLRSDVEVGVYLSGGIDSAIVALLARDIGGRPPATFSVAFDDAALDESAEQQVVAAHLGTRHDTLRVSHEDIAAACPDAVYHAEVPAFRSAFIPMFLLSRRTQECGIKVILSGEGADEAFLGYDLFKETLLRSRWDDIDDDTRSRRLARLYPHLGHYGPQDIAALTGLYQQFSQERMPGLFSHELKFQNGRFSARLIKGAGDPFAAISALVAGHGEMAAMSPVQRAQWLEYKTLLPGYLLSTQGDRAALAHGIENRCPFLDPAVVDLASTLNLRFDDGFEEKRLLRQAFAGRLPESIVNKRKFPYRAPDAAAFAETRPDYLELVQSESELAKLPFLDANFARRLTAKVLSRPAAEISTKENQTFLFLLSIALLHRQFVGRDGVAGHKAGRVHPPLVRMVDLRGAA